From Riemerella anatipestifer ATCC 11845 = DSM 15868, a single genomic window includes:
- a CDS encoding ATP-dependent helicase encodes MVDYLKGLNEAQYKAVTTIQGPLMVLAGAGSGKTRVLTMRIAHLITNGVDPFNILALTFTNKAAREMKERIAKVVGESDAKSLWMGTFHSVFARILRSEAHYLGFPSNFTIYDSQDALNVLKKVIKDLNIDSDLYKPKKVQARISQYKNNLITVRAYYNNPELMENDARANMKLIGQIYQKYVEVCFKNGAMDFDDLLLRTNELLTRFPEVLAKYQDRFRYILVDEYQDTNHSQYLIVKALASKFENICVVGDDAQSIYSFRGANIYNILNFKKDYPDAVTVSLEQNYRSTQNIVNAANVVIAKNQQQFKKNVFSANEEGEKLKVYRSLSDADEANFVAANIWELHNSQQRMFNEFAILYRTNSQTRAFEDALRRKNIPYRVYGGLSFYQRKEVKDLLAYLRLLVNENDAEALTRIINYPVRGIGETTQNKLIVYADGQGLSLAQVLSDLPFHTPRLGLNNSALNKLNDFWQMIKAFQVMLKTENAYTVAMEVAKRSGLIKNLKDDQTPEGISRLENIQELMNSMQGFIEEQQQLEEGDASLSNFLENIALSADTQDKPDGSEDMVSLMTIHLSKGLEFPVVHLVGLEENLFPSFMSSSSREELEEERRLFYVALTRAEKQAYLSYAVSRFQWGKITDSEPSRFLSEIDAQYLDFLNASMERHFVNHSGIKSNIFDDTPSAPIAFKKKEPKKTLNRAETSLQPKEPKKLKPLASAKINNPVGGTTQDIQVGDRVRHDRFGMGEVIFIDGTDATNIKAKVRFEHEGEKNLILKFARLEKL; translated from the coding sequence ATGGTAGATTATTTGAAGGGATTAAATGAAGCTCAGTACAAAGCAGTGACTACAATACAGGGACCACTAATGGTATTGGCAGGAGCTGGTTCTGGTAAAACGCGTGTGCTTACGATGCGTATTGCACATCTAATCACCAATGGAGTAGACCCTTTTAATATACTTGCACTTACCTTTACCAACAAAGCCGCTAGAGAAATGAAAGAGAGAATTGCCAAAGTGGTCGGAGAAAGCGATGCTAAAAGTCTATGGATGGGGACTTTCCACTCGGTTTTTGCAAGAATATTGAGGAGCGAGGCTCATTACTTAGGATTTCCTTCCAACTTTACCATTTACGACTCTCAAGATGCTCTTAATGTACTTAAGAAGGTCATCAAAGACCTTAATATAGATTCAGATTTATACAAACCTAAAAAAGTACAAGCCAGAATATCTCAATACAAAAACAATCTCATCACCGTAAGGGCTTACTATAACAATCCTGAACTTATGGAAAACGATGCCCGAGCAAATATGAAACTCATTGGGCAAATTTATCAGAAATATGTGGAAGTTTGTTTTAAAAACGGAGCGATGGATTTTGATGACTTGCTTTTGAGAACCAACGAACTTCTCACTCGTTTTCCCGAAGTTCTTGCAAAATATCAAGACAGATTTAGATATATTTTAGTAGATGAGTATCAGGATACCAACCACTCTCAATATCTTATTGTAAAGGCGTTAGCCTCCAAATTTGAGAATATATGTGTCGTGGGAGATGATGCCCAATCTATCTACTCTTTTAGAGGTGCTAATATTTACAACATTCTTAACTTTAAAAAAGATTATCCAGATGCCGTAACGGTTTCACTAGAGCAAAACTACCGTTCTACACAGAATATTGTAAATGCTGCTAATGTGGTGATTGCTAAAAACCAGCAACAGTTCAAAAAGAATGTATTTAGTGCTAATGAAGAAGGCGAAAAACTTAAAGTTTACCGTTCACTTTCAGATGCCGACGAAGCCAACTTTGTTGCCGCCAACATTTGGGAACTGCACAACTCTCAACAAAGAATGTTCAATGAGTTTGCTATTTTATATAGAACAAACTCTCAAACCAGAGCTTTTGAAGATGCTTTAAGGCGAAAAAATATTCCATACCGTGTCTATGGCGGATTGTCCTTTTATCAAAGGAAAGAGGTTAAAGATTTACTAGCCTATCTAAGACTTTTGGTAAACGAAAACGATGCCGAGGCACTCACAAGAATCATCAACTATCCCGTGAGAGGCATAGGCGAAACTACACAAAATAAACTTATTGTTTACGCAGATGGGCAAGGGTTATCTTTAGCTCAAGTTCTATCAGATTTACCATTTCACACACCTAGATTAGGGCTTAATAATTCGGCTCTCAATAAGCTAAATGATTTTTGGCAAATGATAAAGGCATTCCAAGTGATGCTTAAAACCGAAAATGCTTATACCGTTGCAATGGAGGTAGCTAAAAGAAGTGGGCTCATCAAAAACCTAAAAGACGACCAAACTCCAGAAGGAATTTCTAGGTTAGAAAACATACAAGAATTGATGAACTCAATGCAAGGTTTCATTGAGGAACAGCAACAACTTGAAGAAGGTGATGCTAGTCTTTCCAATTTTTTAGAGAACATTGCCCTTTCGGCGGATACTCAAGACAAACCTGACGGTAGCGAGGATATGGTTTCTCTAATGACAATACATCTTTCCAAAGGGTTAGAGTTTCCTGTGGTACACCTTGTGGGGTTAGAGGAAAACCTGTTTCCGAGTTTTATGAGCAGTAGTTCCCGAGAAGAATTGGAGGAGGAGCGAAGACTCTTCTATGTAGCTTTAACTCGTGCCGAAAAACAAGCCTATCTTTCTTATGCGGTTTCTCGTTTCCAATGGGGAAAAATTACAGACTCGGAGCCGAGCAGATTTCTTAGCGAAATAGATGCTCAATATTTAGACTTCCTTAATGCAAGTATGGAAAGGCATTTTGTAAATCATTCAGGGATTAAATCTAATATTTTTGATGATACCCCATCAGCTCCAATTGCTTTTAAAAAGAAAGAACCTAAGAAAACTCTCAATCGTGCCGAAACGAGTCTTCAGCCCAAAGAACCTAAAAAACTAAAACCGTTAGCATCAGCTAAAATTAACAATCCTGTTGGTGGAACAACGCAAGATATACAAGTAGGCGATAGAGTAAGACACGATAGGTTTGGTATGGGAGAAGTTATTTTTATTGATGGAACTGATGCTACCAACATTAAAGCAAAAGTTCGCTTTGAACACGAAGGCGAAAAAAACTTGATTTTAAAGTTTGCTAGACTAGAGAAGCTCTAA
- the polA gene encoding DNA polymerase I, whose translation MTENTDKKLYLVDAYAMIFRGYYAFIRNPRLTTGGLDTSAIYGFTNSLIELIKKERPTHLAVVFDVGRQNVRHEDFSDYKANRAETPEAIKIAVPYIHRILKAMHIPILGVEGYEADDVIGTIAGKAEKQGYEVFMVTPDKDFAQLVTEHIKIYKPGLKGGDVEILGVKEVLEKYEIENPKQIIDYLGMMGDSVDNIPGLEGVGEKTAKKFIKEYGSMENLLANTHQLKGKLREKVEASAERGLMSKKLATILCDAPIEFHQEEYDLETPNFEEVKQIFEEIEFRRLYENLYKAFSTENSAEEKKSDKDSVQSPVQLDLFSDFEALEQATTTKHTIEDREHLYQYIDTEKGQLLLLQNLLKQKAVCFDTETTSLDEMEAELIGISFSYKKGLAYYVPIPENRAEAQAIVERFRPFFEKESILKIAHNLKYDYKVLLNYGIEVTGNLFDTMIAHYLLNPDGRHGMDYLSEMYLNYKPIALETLIGKKGKGQKTLREIDLPTQTQYAAEDADITFQLYEIFSPQLKKEEVEEVFYKIEMPLVKVLAKMELTGVALDEEWLKDESISLEQDLKILEGQIFEQAGEEFNINSPKQLGDILFEKLKLDPKAKKTKTGQYSTSEDVLQKLSHKHEIIKLILEYRQLQKLKSTYVDALPNQISPIDGRVHTSFAQTVAATGRLASNNPNLQNIPIRTERGQQVRGAFVAPKGSKIVSADYSQIELRLIAEISGEETMIKAFKEGQDIHASTASKLFDVPLNEVSKTQRSQAKTVNFGIIYGQSAFALADQTGLSRTDAKQLIDSYYETYPKLKAFMTEQVQVARKKGYVETIMGRKRHLKDINSNNFVVRGHAERNAVNAPIQGSAADIIKLAMIKIDSEIKAQGLKTKMLLQVHDELVFEVPNEEIEVATTLIKQEMETAYSTKVPLLTEVGVGDNWLEAH comes from the coding sequence ATGACTGAGAACACCGATAAAAAACTGTATCTTGTAGATGCCTACGCAATGATTTTTAGAGGCTACTATGCCTTTATCAGAAATCCTAGACTTACCACTGGTGGATTAGACACTTCCGCTATCTATGGTTTTACTAACTCTCTTATTGAGTTAATTAAAAAGGAACGCCCTACACATTTAGCAGTCGTTTTTGATGTGGGAAGGCAAAATGTAAGACACGAAGATTTTTCTGACTATAAAGCCAACAGAGCCGAAACTCCAGAGGCTATAAAAATTGCGGTGCCTTACATTCATCGTATTTTAAAGGCAATGCATATCCCAATTTTAGGAGTAGAGGGCTACGAGGCAGATGATGTTATAGGTACTATTGCAGGCAAGGCAGAGAAGCAAGGTTACGAGGTATTTATGGTAACGCCAGATAAAGATTTTGCACAACTCGTTACAGAGCATATAAAAATCTATAAACCAGGGTTAAAAGGTGGCGATGTTGAAATCTTAGGCGTAAAGGAAGTTTTAGAAAAATACGAAATAGAAAACCCTAAGCAGATTATAGATTATCTAGGAATGATGGGCGACTCGGTGGATAATATTCCTGGGCTTGAAGGAGTGGGAGAAAAGACCGCAAAAAAATTCATCAAGGAGTATGGCTCTATGGAAAACCTTCTGGCCAATACTCATCAGCTTAAAGGGAAATTAAGAGAAAAGGTGGAAGCCTCCGCAGAGCGTGGTCTTATGTCAAAAAAACTAGCCACTATACTTTGTGATGCTCCCATAGAGTTTCATCAAGAGGAGTACGATTTAGAAACACCTAACTTTGAAGAAGTAAAACAAATTTTTGAAGAGATAGAATTCCGAAGATTGTACGAAAATCTTTACAAAGCCTTCTCTACGGAAAATTCGGCAGAGGAAAAAAAATCGGATAAAGATTCTGTTCAGTCGCCAGTACAGTTAGATTTATTTTCAGATTTTGAAGCATTAGAACAAGCTACAACTACCAAACATACCATAGAAGACCGAGAGCATCTCTATCAATATATAGATACAGAAAAAGGTCAGCTTTTGCTCCTACAAAATCTATTGAAACAAAAAGCGGTTTGTTTTGATACAGAAACCACCTCTTTAGATGAGATGGAAGCAGAGCTTATAGGCATTAGTTTCAGTTATAAAAAAGGCTTGGCTTATTACGTTCCAATCCCTGAAAATAGAGCGGAGGCACAGGCTATTGTAGAGCGTTTTCGTCCGTTTTTTGAAAAGGAAAGCATCTTAAAAATTGCTCATAATCTAAAATATGACTACAAGGTACTCCTAAATTACGGTATAGAAGTTACAGGTAATTTATTTGATACAATGATTGCCCACTACTTGCTCAATCCTGATGGCAGACACGGCATGGATTATCTTTCGGAAATGTACCTTAACTATAAGCCTATAGCATTAGAAACTTTAATTGGCAAAAAAGGAAAAGGGCAAAAAACATTACGAGAAATTGACTTACCAACACAAACACAATACGCCGCAGAAGATGCTGATATTACCTTTCAATTGTACGAAATTTTTTCGCCTCAATTAAAAAAAGAAGAGGTAGAAGAGGTATTTTATAAGATAGAAATGCCTTTAGTTAAAGTCTTAGCTAAAATGGAACTAACGGGCGTAGCTTTAGATGAAGAATGGCTAAAAGATGAAAGTATTAGCTTGGAGCAAGATTTAAAAATTTTAGAAGGACAAATATTTGAACAGGCGGGAGAAGAGTTTAATATTAACTCTCCTAAACAGTTAGGAGATATATTATTTGAAAAATTAAAATTAGACCCTAAAGCTAAGAAGACGAAAACAGGACAGTATTCCACTTCGGAAGATGTTTTGCAAAAACTTTCTCATAAACACGAGATTATCAAGTTAATTTTGGAATACCGCCAATTACAAAAGCTAAAATCTACTTATGTAGATGCTTTGCCAAATCAAATCAGTCCAATAGATGGCAGAGTGCATACCAGCTTTGCCCAAACGGTAGCCGCTACAGGAAGACTGGCTAGTAATAATCCTAATTTACAGAATATCCCTATAAGAACGGAACGAGGACAACAGGTAAGAGGTGCTTTTGTAGCTCCAAAAGGTTCTAAAATTGTTTCAGCGGATTATTCTCAAATAGAACTTCGTCTTATTGCAGAAATTTCTGGAGAGGAAACAATGATAAAGGCATTTAAGGAGGGGCAGGACATTCACGCTTCTACGGCTTCCAAATTATTTGATGTTCCTTTGAATGAAGTGTCTAAAACTCAAAGAAGCCAAGCTAAAACAGTTAATTTTGGTATTATTTATGGACAAAGTGCTTTCGCTTTAGCAGACCAAACAGGTCTTTCTAGAACTGATGCTAAACAACTCATAGACTCCTATTACGAAACTTATCCAAAGTTAAAAGCCTTTATGACAGAGCAAGTTCAAGTGGCTAGAAAAAAAGGCTATGTAGAAACTATCATGGGAAGAAAAAGACACCTTAAAGATATAAACTCTAACAATTTTGTAGTAAGAGGACATGCAGAAAGAAATGCTGTAAACGCCCCAATACAAGGTAGTGCTGCTGATATTATAAAACTGGCAATGATAAAAATAGATTCTGAAATAAAAGCTCAAGGTTTAAAAACCAAAATGCTTTTACAGGTACACGATGAATTGGTATTTGAAGTTCCAAATGAAGAGATAGAAGTTGCGACTACTTTAATAAAACAAGAAATGGAAACTGCTTATTCCACTAAAGTACCATTGCTTACAGAGGTTGGGGTAGGAGATAATTGGCTAGAAGCTCATTAA
- a CDS encoding porin family protein, translating into MKKILLASAIALFGGLNAQVKYGLKAGYNLSNVSLGTPATSVKVLLGNKSGFNAGGFVEYGFGKNLSLQGEVLYSNVGAKLTADVNKIKSAEDLLDAGFSGLNVKKASATISMHQVSVPVSLKYSFDKFSILGGFSVNFNAGVSTKIEADGTDVKKSIEADSEIKLDDTIKSELASANFGLHLGVEYMFTKNMFVDARYNCGVSSLNKNYTDFAKLRQRYFQIGLGYKF; encoded by the coding sequence ATGAAAAAAATTTTATTAGCTAGTGCGATTGCACTTTTTGGAGGATTGAATGCACAAGTTAAATATGGTTTAAAGGCTGGTTATAACCTATCTAATGTAAGTTTAGGTACTCCAGCAACTAGTGTTAAAGTGCTTTTAGGTAACAAGTCTGGATTCAATGCTGGAGGTTTTGTAGAATATGGTTTTGGAAAAAATCTTAGCTTACAGGGGGAAGTTCTTTATAGCAATGTAGGTGCTAAATTAACAGCTGATGTTAATAAAATTAAATCTGCAGAAGATCTTTTAGACGCTGGTTTTTCTGGATTAAACGTAAAAAAAGCTTCAGCTACTATCTCTATGCATCAAGTGTCTGTACCAGTTTCTTTGAAATATTCATTTGATAAATTTTCTATTTTAGGAGGTTTCTCAGTTAATTTCAATGCTGGTGTGAGTACTAAAATTGAAGCTGATGGAACAGATGTTAAAAAGTCTATTGAGGCTGATAGCGAAATCAAACTAGACGATACAATAAAATCAGAGTTAGCATCAGCAAACTTTGGTTTACATTTAGGTGTTGAGTACATGTTTACTAAAAATATGTTTGTAGATGCTAGATATAACTGTGGTGTATCTTCGCTTAATAAAAACTATACAGATTTTGCGAAACTTAGACAAAGATACTTCCAAATTGGCTTAGGATATAAGTTCTAA
- a CDS encoding outer membrane beta-barrel protein, whose translation MRLFIILFISCGLKAQYFKQNRTIFAGASLSNIIVNFDDATSLKLVSGKKLGYFIGVTKNYNISDKYFLDARIKLSETGGTIKNSTYFIKTKFPNDLEKYRNALLKISIYQIAIETNIGIQSKYISIYGGLQPSLIVFGIYKENYLKSIEGQPSETAEDINSSEIKNNINLFNIKAQVGTTVNISRNYFIDMSYHFGLHKVASINTFNNSLNFNQSIIQIGGGVYF comes from the coding sequence ATGAGATTATTTATAATTCTATTTATTAGTTGTGGACTTAAAGCTCAATATTTTAAGCAAAACAGAACTATTTTTGCAGGAGCTAGTCTTTCTAATATAATTGTTAATTTTGATGATGCCACTTCTTTAAAATTAGTGTCAGGGAAAAAGTTGGGATATTTTATTGGGGTTACTAAAAACTATAATATATCTGACAAATATTTTTTAGACGCTAGAATCAAACTTTCTGAAACGGGAGGCACAATAAAAAATTCTACTTATTTTATTAAGACTAAATTTCCTAATGATTTGGAAAAATACCGAAATGCATTACTCAAGATTTCTATTTACCAAATTGCAATAGAAACCAATATAGGGATACAAAGTAAATATATTAGTATTTATGGAGGGTTACAGCCTTCGCTAATTGTGTTCGGAATATATAAAGAAAACTATCTAAAATCTATTGAAGGACAACCATCTGAAACAGCTGAAGATATTAACTCCAGTGAGATAAAGAACAATATCAATTTATTCAATATAAAGGCACAAGTAGGAACAACCGTCAATATATCCAGAAACTATTTTATAGATATGAGTTATCACTTTGGACTACATAAAGTAGCTTCCATAAATACATTTAATAATTCTTTAAACTTTAATCAATCTATAATTCAAATAGGAGGAGGTGTTTATTTTTAG
- a CDS encoding glycosyltransferase family 2 protein, with the protein MRFLIIIPAHNEEDSILLCLNSLAEQTYQNFNCIIVNDGSTDKTEKLVENFIKKNTSFRLKNLESSFHQPGAKVVQTFYQGLEEVSLVDFDVICKFDADVIFPPQYLENINKVYTENPKAGMVSGLVYVQNDKGEWIYENLSSRNHVRGPIKSYRKDCFLAMNGLRSVLGWDNIDVMLAQMNGYETVTIKNLWVKHLRPTAYKYKSQKAEKLGEYFYNIGLNLPLAMISSAKSSFKNSSFSEFFITMKSFLSQNKPLQLTQEEIKFIRKLRNPLQKIFNRQ; encoded by the coding sequence TTGAGATTCCTTATCATCATACCAGCACATAATGAAGAAGATAGTATTTTGCTATGTCTAAACTCTTTAGCAGAACAGACTTATCAAAACTTTAACTGCATTATTGTAAATGATGGTTCCACGGATAAAACAGAAAAATTAGTAGAAAATTTTATTAAAAAAAATACTTCTTTTAGACTTAAAAATTTAGAATCTTCATTTCACCAGCCGGGGGCAAAGGTAGTTCAAACTTTTTATCAAGGTTTAGAGGAAGTTTCTTTAGTTGATTTTGATGTTATTTGTAAATTTGATGCCGATGTTATTTTTCCACCACAATATTTAGAAAACATCAATAAAGTCTATACAGAAAATCCTAAAGCTGGTATGGTCTCTGGATTGGTGTACGTTCAAAACGATAAAGGAGAATGGATTTATGAAAATTTATCCTCAAGAAATCACGTCAGAGGTCCTATAAAATCTTACCGAAAAGATTGTTTTTTAGCAATGAATGGACTTCGCTCCGTATTGGGTTGGGATAATATAGATGTTATGTTAGCTCAAATGAATGGTTATGAAACAGTTACTATTAAAAATCTTTGGGTAAAACATTTAAGACCCACAGCTTATAAATACAAATCTCAAAAAGCTGAAAAATTGGGAGAATATTTTTACAATATAGGACTTAATTTGCCTTTAGCGATGATATCATCTGCGAAGTCGTCTTTTAAAAATAGTTCTTTTTCAGAATTTTTTATAACAATGAAGAGCTTTTTATCTCAAAATAAGCCTTTGCAATTAACTCAGGAAGAAATTAAATTCATTAGAAAATTGAGAAATCCTCTACAAAAAATATTTAACAGACAATAA
- a CDS encoding PhoH family protein — protein sequence MELTYEISGIEIKTFYGVQNQFFNLIKSSFPTLKITGRDHFIFAMGNPETLEVLKEKLNDIVKFITKHNTITIKDVESILMIKDEKEKQLVFDQDIIVKGVQGKIIKAKTTNLKKLVKETETKDMVFAIGPAGTGKTYTSVALAVRALKEKQVRRIILTRPAVEAGESLGFLPGDLKEKLDPYLQPLYDALRDMIPHEKLEGFIEKKVIEVAPLAFMRGRTLDDAFVILDEAQNTTHAQMKMFLTRMGMNAKFIITGDPTQVDLPYKQKSGLKEAMHILENIKEIGFVYLNEADVVRHPVVKKIISAYNEEEKKAKQ from the coding sequence ATGGAATTAACTTACGAAATCTCAGGAATAGAAATTAAAACCTTTTACGGAGTTCAAAATCAGTTTTTTAATCTGATAAAATCTTCGTTTCCTACCCTTAAAATAACAGGGAGAGACCATTTCATATTCGCTATGGGAAATCCCGAAACTTTGGAAGTATTAAAAGAAAAATTAAACGATATTGTAAAATTTATCACTAAACATAATACTATTACCATTAAAGATGTAGAAAGTATCTTGATGATAAAAGACGAAAAAGAAAAACAACTCGTCTTTGACCAAGATATTATAGTGAAAGGAGTTCAGGGGAAAATCATTAAAGCTAAAACCACTAACCTCAAAAAACTCGTAAAGGAAACAGAAACAAAAGATATGGTATTCGCCATAGGTCCTGCGGGTACAGGAAAAACTTATACCAGTGTAGCTTTGGCAGTAAGAGCTTTAAAGGAGAAACAAGTAAGACGGATTATCCTCACACGCCCTGCGGTGGAAGCGGGGGAGAGCCTTGGTTTTCTACCTGGGGACTTAAAGGAGAAGCTAGACCCATATCTACAACCGCTTTATGATGCTTTGCGAGATATGATACCACACGAAAAGCTAGAAGGATTTATTGAAAAAAAAGTGATAGAAGTAGCTCCATTAGCTTTTATGAGAGGGCGAACTTTGGACGATGCTTTTGTAATTTTAGACGAAGCACAAAATACAACTCATGCCCAAATGAAAATGTTTCTAACAAGAATGGGGATGAATGCTAAATTCATAATCACAGGTGACCCCACACAAGTAGATTTACCATATAAGCAAAAATCGGGATTGAAAGAGGCTATGCATATCCTAGAAAACATTAAGGAAATAGGTTTTGTATATCTTAACGAAGCGGACGTAGTAAGACACCCTGTGGTTAAAAAGATAATCTCTGCTTATAACGAGGAAGAAAAAAAGGCAAAGCAGTAA
- the era gene encoding GTPase Era, whose amino-acid sequence MHKAGFVNIVGKPNAGKSTLLNQLMGEKLAIVTKKAQTTRHRIFGIYNEPDLQIVFSDTPGVLDPKYGLQEKMMDFVKDSLQDADVFLFIVDVTDKDAPSEFLIEKLNKIPVPVLILINKIDQTNQEELEKSMHFWHEQIPKAEILPISALEGFNTDVILPKLKSLLPENPPYYDKEQFTDKSERFFVNEAIREKILLNYEKEIPYSVEVVTEMFKEKEGIIFIDSIIYVERDSQKGILIGHKGEAIKKVGTQARLDLEKFFDKKIHLNLFVKVRKDWRKNERDLKSFGYR is encoded by the coding sequence ATGCACAAAGCAGGATTCGTAAATATTGTAGGAAAACCAAATGCTGGCAAATCAACTCTTCTTAATCAATTGATGGGTGAAAAACTAGCCATAGTAACTAAAAAAGCACAAACCACAAGACATAGAATATTCGGGATTTATAATGAACCTGATTTGCAAATTGTTTTTTCTGACACCCCAGGAGTTTTAGACCCAAAATATGGACTTCAGGAAAAGATGATGGATTTTGTAAAAGATTCTCTGCAAGATGCAGATGTCTTTCTTTTTATAGTAGATGTAACTGATAAAGATGCTCCTTCAGAATTCCTTATTGAAAAATTAAATAAAATTCCTGTTCCTGTACTTATCCTTATCAATAAGATAGATCAAACCAATCAAGAGGAATTAGAAAAATCAATGCATTTTTGGCATGAGCAAATCCCTAAGGCAGAAATATTGCCTATATCTGCACTAGAAGGATTTAATACAGATGTTATTTTACCAAAATTGAAATCTTTACTTCCTGAAAATCCACCATACTACGATAAGGAACAATTTACGGATAAATCTGAACGCTTTTTTGTAAATGAGGCTATTAGAGAAAAAATCTTGCTTAATTATGAAAAAGAAATTCCTTACTCTGTAGAGGTGGTTACAGAAATGTTTAAAGAAAAAGAAGGTATTATCTTTATAGACTCTATTATCTATGTAGAAAGAGACAGCCAAAAAGGTATTTTAATAGGACACAAAGGCGAGGCTATAAAAAAGGTAGGCACACAGGCGAGACTTGATTTGGAAAAGTTTTTTGATAAGAAAATTCACCTTAATCTTTTTGTAAAAGTTAGAAAAGATTGGCGTAAAAATGAAAGAGATTTAAAGAGTTTTGGTTATAGATAA
- the rplS gene encoding 50S ribosomal protein L19 → MDLIKYVQDKYITKKEFPEFKAGDTITVYYEIKEGQKTRTQFFKGVVIQLRGTGATKTFTIRKMSGDVGVERVFPINMPALQKITVDRRGSVRRARIYYFRDLRGKKARIKDKPYIAK, encoded by the coding sequence ATGGATTTAATTAAGTACGTACAAGACAAGTACATTACAAAAAAAGAATTCCCTGAATTCAAAGCTGGTGATACCATCACTGTTTACTACGAAATTAAAGAAGGTCAAAAAACAAGAACTCAGTTCTTTAAAGGAGTGGTTATCCAACTAAGAGGAACTGGAGCTACTAAGACTTTCACTATCAGAAAAATGAGTGGCGATGTTGGCGTAGAAAGAGTATTCCCTATCAATATGCCTGCTCTACAAAAAATCACAGTAGACAGAAGAGGTAGCGTAAGAAGAGCTAGAATCTACTACTTCCGTGACCTTAGAGGTAAAAAAGCTAGAATTAAAGATAAGCCTTATATTGCTAAATAA